CGGTCAGCGGCGGCATGGTGATCGTGGTCAGTCTCGACAGGCCAGAGAGGAAGAAATAGCCGAAGGTCAGATTCCTCAGCTCCACCGTGACGGTCGGGACGGGCCCGCCGGGACGGCCGGCGAAGCCGAGGCCGGTGTGGGTGTAGACGACCCGGACGTTGGCGGGCGTCAGGCCGGGGAAGAAGTGGCACATGCCGATCTCGCGGGGCGAGGCGGGGGTGGCGGGACAGCTCGTCAGAGTCTCGTTGCCGTAGACGAGCCGGGCCATGGCGGCCGCGCTGTAGGTCCCGTTGGCGCAGGTGCCGCTCGTGTTGTTCGTCCCCGTGCAGGAGCGCTCCGCATAGGCGTTGGCGCCGCCGATCGCGATGGGCGTGCCCGGGGCGATTCCGCTGGCGAGGCCCGTGAAGCTCTTCAGGGTGCTGTCGACCGGCGTCGAGACGGCCGCCAGGCGGGCGCCCCGGTAGGCAGCCTTGGTGGCGGTGTTCCATTGCCAGAAGACGAGCGAGAACTCGATGATGCCCATCAGGATCAGCAGGAAGGGCACGAACACGATCGTGAATTCGAGGAAGGTGGCTCCCCGGTCCTCCTTGCCGAACCGTCGAACGAGCGCGCGCCAGCTATTCACCGATCGCCCTTTCCGTATGCGAGATGTTGAAGGTCAGGGTGCCCAGGCCGAGGAAGCTGAAAAAGCCGACGTTGGTGTAGGTGGGCGCCGCCTGCACGGTCAGAGTGCGCACGGTGCCGCCCCGGAGTGTGCCGGCCGCCACCGGGGTGGCGCAGGCCGGGAAGGTGACGTCGGCGCTGTTGAGCCAGGAGACCCGCTTGTTGCCGGTCGCGGTGATCTTCCCGTAGAGGACGATGTTGCGCGCGTAGTCCTGCTTGGTCGCGTCGGTGCAGCCGTCGTCGCTGCGGGCGAGGTAGCGGGCCGCGTCGCGTACGCCGGTCTGGATCAGGTGGTAGCCGTACAGGACGTTGCCGAACTCGAGCACGCCGAAGCCGAGCGCCGCCACGACCGGCAGGGCCACGACCGCCTCCAGCATGGCGGCGCCACGGTCGTCGCGCCGGAACCGATCGAGGAGAGGGAGGGGAAGTCGAGGGGCCATCGTCGGTCTCACCGGTAAAGCTGGACGATGTCGCGGGACATGTCGGTGTCCCGGTTCGCGCCGCCCTCGACGAGGTCGACCATCTCGGCATAGAGCGTGTCGTCGCTGGCCGCGTCCATGGGGCGGGTCACGAAGAGCTTGGCGAAGGCGACTGCCGGCAGGGGGCCGTTCGAGGCTCCCCGGATCTTGTTGGTCGCGTCGAGCTCCATGCAGTTCAGCATGGCGGCATAGATCAGTCGGCGATCCGGGCTGTCGTTGATGTCGGAGGGTGTCCGGTAGCACATCGGGACGCCGTTTTCGGTCTTGACGCCGCCACCGCCGCCGTTTCCGTTTCCGTTGCCCCCTCCATTGCCG
This sequence is a window from Prosthecomicrobium sp. N25. Protein-coding genes within it:
- a CDS encoding TadE/TadG family type IV pilus assembly protein, with translation MNSWRALVRRFGKEDRGATFLEFTIVFVPFLLILMGIIEFSLVFWQWNTATKAAYRGARLAAVSTPVDSTLKSFTGLASGIAPGTPIAIGGANAYAERSCTGTNNTSGTCANGTYSAAAMARLVYGNETLTSCPATPASPREIGMCHFFPGLTPANVRVVYTHTGLGFAGRPGGPVPTVTVELRNLTFGYFFLSGLSRLTTITMPPLTATVTGEDLATSS
- a CDS encoding TadE/TadG family type IV pilus assembly protein; its protein translation is MAPRLPLPLLDRFRRDDRGAAMLEAVVALPVVAALGFGVLEFGNVLYGYHLIQTGVRDAARYLARSDDGCTDATKQDYARNIVLYGKITATGNKRVSWLNSADVTFPACATPVAAGTLRGGTVRTLTVQAAPTYTNVGFFSFLGLGTLTFNISHTERAIGE